ACTCGAGTTTTTCGGGTTCAAGTCGATTCAGATTTACATAAAAATGTacatacaaaaaattaaataaactaattgataaattatattattttaaacattttttccGATATAATATGACTTTGTAtcataataatatacaaaaattctaaaataataaacactggggtcaaaatctagtgtgTTTTGAAGTGtaaaattttttgtttaggACACCCTGAAACCTCCGGTTCTGACCGGCCAGTTgaaccaataaaataataaacaaaactctGTCGTCTTAAGGACACTCTGAAACCTCCGGTTCTGTCACCGTCTTCTGCTCAATTGCTTACAAGACCTAGTAGTTCCGTAGAAAGTCGAACAGTCAGTAATCACCCATGTATACTCTGAGACTGAGTCTCCATGGAAGAAGGTTGGTCGAGCTACAGAAATGGCGTAACGTGAGAGTTTCAGTGACCCTTCTTCAAAATGCATCCTTCTCTTCTCCTTCTGATGTAAGTCCACGAAAAGGTCAGAACTTTACTGTCTCTTCTTACCTGGTTGACTCACTGGATTTAACTAGGAAACTGATAGTTTCAAATATACTTACACGAGGAAGAAAGGGAAAGGAGTGGATTAAAAGACTCTAGTGGAAACAGAAGGTTTACGGTTACAGACTTGAAGAATAAACAAAGGAGTATAAATAGTCATTGTCATGGTTGTTAGATCTTTATCGATTAAGTACATAGGTGATTCTTAGCGATGAGCTGAGTCTACTCAGGTGATAGAGTAGTTGAGATTCTCAGGTGATAGAGATCTCCATTGTTGTACTTATCGAGCTTACTATCAAAATACATACATTTCCTCTGTTATCTCTATCTTCACTCTATCATTGGTGCGGTGAGCTTGGACGAATCGAACGCGATCGGAGTTTGCGAGTTGAATCGAGTCAGCTCAGCTCGAATCGATCATCGGAGTTCTAAATCACACCGGCGAAGCGATGTCGAAGGCGAAGGTGGGGGAAAGTCCGAGACCGGTGGAATCGGAGGAGGAATTCGAAGTCGAAGATCAAGATATGGATATGGAGTTCCTCAAAGGCGGTTACATCCGTCTCAATCGAGCTCGCAAACAAGCAGATTCCAAAATCGATGAGGTGAATCAACAGTTGCGATCGATCCTCAAGATTCTGGAGAAACCTGACTCGGCGACGAGGCCACAAATGGAACCAGGATCTTCCCAGCATCAGGTATACTCACAAAATTGGGAACGAAACCAGGATTATCATCCGCTAGGTTATCGATCTGGGCATATGAATGTTGCGAATAGAGAGTCGATGTTGCAGAAAATACAGATGCCAGTTTTTGCGGGAACGCAACCTTATGTGTGGGTTACAGAGGTGGAAAGATGGTTTACTATTGGGAAGTATGAGGATGATGAAAAGCTGGAGCTGGTTGGGTTGAGTTTAGAAGGAAAGGTTAAGAAATGGTTTGGATGGGAGTTGAAATGAAAGGGATTTGCTAGCTGGTTTGAATTTAAAGAGAAGTTGATTCTGCGATTTTCAGAGTCAATTGAAGATGAACCTGCAAGCAGACTCTTTGCTATCAAGCAAACAGGGTCAGTGAGCGATTACATCTCAGAATTTGAGGAGTTCTCAGCGCTAGTGCCGAACTTAGACGATGACCATCTGATCAAGATCTTTTACAACGGTCTCAATCAGGAAATGAAGGAGGTGATTAGAATGAAGGAACCTAAGGGGCTGGAGAACCATATTGCCGCAGTCCTACGAATGGAATCGAGTGCTTTTTGTAAAGTGGTGAGCGAAGCAACCAAGAAGGGGGCAGTGACGCAACCGAAACCCTTTACAAACCCACTGAAGTCATCTTCCGGGTACAACTCACAGAGATCAAGTTCGGAGGCTGCAACCAAATACAATTCAGGTCAACAGTCGAATACAAGCACTGCGGTAACTAAGAAAGATCAGAGTATTCAGAGCAGCTCTACAGATACTCGTCCTCGAATGAAATATTCGAAGGAAGAGTTAGATAGGATGCAAAGGGAGTTCATTTGTTTCAAGTGTGGGGCAAATGGGTGGACTCGAGCCCATAAATGTCCTAATCAAGAGCTGCGAATTCTTATGGTAACCAATGGATGGGAACTGGAAGTGTTAGATGATCAGGAAAGAGATGACATTGAGCTGACGGAATCATCTAAATCTCGAgagttgatgacattatcactCAATTCATTCTTGGGTCGTCATTCACCAAAGACAACCAAACTCTATGGCAAGATTGCTAACCTTGAGGTGATCGTGATGCTAGACAGTGGGGCTTCACATAACTTCATCACGCCAAAAGTGGTCCAGCGTCTGAAGCTGCAGATTTGTGCTGAAACAAGCTTCGACATTCAGCTAGGAAACGGTGTCACAGTACAGAGTTCAGGGGTGTGTGCTGATGTTCAGTTTCAACTAGCAAATGCAGAGTTCACATCGGACTTCATCACGTTGGAATTACGGATGGTGGATGTTATTTTAGGAATTCAATGGCTTGAGACTTTAGGAAAATGCGAGGTGGATTGGAAGGCGCAGGAACTGTCCTTTGTTCATAATGGGAACAAAGTGACACTGTTCGGGGATCCAACACTCCATTGTTCCAAACTCTCGATGAAGTCATTGGCTCCTATCTCAACTACTGATGTTAAAGGAAGAGTAGAGCTTTATACATCAGCAAGTGAGGTAACATTACCCATTCCGTGTATTCCGTTGACGTTGGCGAAACTCTTGGAATCCTTTGATCATGTATTTGCCCTCCCTACGGGTCTACCTCCCTTTAGAGGCATTGATCACGCAATAA
The nucleotide sequence above comes from Brassica napus cultivar Da-Ae chromosome A9, Da-Ae, whole genome shotgun sequence. Encoded proteins:
- the LOC125577844 gene encoding uncharacterized protein LOC125577844 is translated as MKEVIRMKEPKGLENHIAAVLRMESSAFCKVVSEATKKGAVTQPKPFTNPLKSSSGYNSQRSSSEAATKYNSGQQSNTSTAVTKKDQSIQSSSTDTRPRMKYSKEELDRMQREFICFKCGANGWTRAHKCPNQELRILMVTNGWELEVLDDQERDDIELTESSKSRELMTLSLNSFLGRHSPKTTKLYGKIANLEVIVMLDSGASHNFITPKVVQRLKLQICAETSFDIQLGNGVTVQSSGVCADVQFQLANAEFTSDFITLELRMVDVILGIQWLETLGKCEVDWKAQELSFVHNGNKVTLFGDPTLHCSKLSMKSLAPISTTDVKGRVELYTSASEVTLPIPCIPLTLAKLLESFDHVFALPTGLPPFRGIDHAINLQPGVSAISVRPYRYPHATKVIMEKMVNEMLESGIIRISTSPFSSPVLLVKKKMELGDSVLITER
- the LOC125577847 gene encoding uncharacterized protein LOC125577847, with product MSKAKVGESPRPVESEEEFEVEDQDMDMEFLKGGYIRLNRARKQADSKIDEVNQQLRSILKILEKPDSATRPQMEPGSSQHQVYSQNWERNQDYHPLGYRSGHMNVANRESMLQKIQMPVFAGTQPYVWVTEVERWFTIGKYEDDEKLELVGLSLEGKVKKWFGWELK